From Triticum aestivum cultivar Chinese Spring chromosome 4A, IWGSC CS RefSeq v2.1, whole genome shotgun sequence, a single genomic window includes:
- the LOC123088517 gene encoding uncharacterized protein, translating to MATFEASVMKQLEALSKATEHLGRIDEIAARLDELDLKMAEQVQRLDIVQSNVNLTMKSMGEARQEQADAAREMQHKQSPHSPTTGGDGILGSPPSQKQQQPHVPVTSQGRIAVNTDRLQGETGSSGEFQSRKPWMPKMDFPRFEGTDVRIWLDGCEAYFSLYDIPEAFKVTSATLHMSGNAANWYHAYKLSHHWPSWSEFRTAVTAEFDCNVHRNKMKELMLLKQSGSVTEYQREFSQLVYRLLLYEQSVSDTFLVTRFLMGLKEEIRGAVEIQLPNIVSEAAAYAVIQEEVVGRNKYGRPNTGRTMVSKYGNKINSVPSGELWKARQLKEFRRVNGLCYSCGEKYVPGHICSKTTPTQVHVLQSETPEVLSDEVLDVVIAQEEALAEMQLSVNAVSGADHPKTIRLRALIGNQVVIILLDSGSTNSFIDSALLPRIKVSPRPLNKTLSVRVANGDMLQCSEEVIDLHWWVQGHTFKYDFKSIALGGYDMILGIDWLEQWGEMVCQWKEKWVQFHREDQIIKLQGMTTSVPTELKELSVEQAIRWHNGNDIWDTVLISPQPIKQREEVLSEVQPLLAEFADVFQEPCTLPPRRAHDHAIHLLPGAVPVNVRPYRYSPLQKDEIERQVAEMIAAGTIVPSIGPFASPVLLVKKKDGTWRFCVDYRKLNSITLKNPFPMPIVDELLDELGGSKWFSKLDLRDGYHQIRMVPEDEHKTAFKTHCGHYQFKVMPFGLAWAPSTFQCVMNFTFAPQNRKYVIMFMDAFWFLANH from the coding sequence ATGGCCACATTCGAGGCATCTGTTATGAAGCAGCTTGAAGCTCTCTCCAAGGCCACTGAACATCTCGGACGTATTGACGAGATAGCAGCTCGCCTGGACGAATTGGATTTGAAGATGGCTGAACAAGTGCAACGGCTCGATATTGTTCAGAGTAACGTGAATCTGACAATGAAGTCCATGGGTGAGGCGCGTCAGGAACAGGCAGATGCAGCACGAGAAATGCAGCACAAGCAATCTCCCCACTCACCAACTACGGGTGGAGATGGCATTTTGGGCTCTCCTCCTTCTCAGAAACAACAGCAACCACATGTACCTGTTACTTCTCAGGGTCGTATAGCTGTTAATACAGATAGGCTGCAAGGTGAGACAGGTTCCAGTGGAGAGTTCCAGAGTAGAAAACCGTGGATGCCAAAGATGGACTTTCCTAGATTTGAGGGCACTGATGTTAGAATTTGGTTGGATGGGTGTGAGGCGTATTTTTCCCTGTATGACATTCCAGAGGCGTTTAAGGTGACTTCAGCCACATTGCATATGTCAGGGAATGCTGCAAATTGGTATCATGCATACAAATTATCACATCACTGGCCTAGTTGGAGTGAATTTCGCACAGCAGTCACTGCTGAATTTGATTGCAATGTTCACAGGAACAAAATGAAAGAGTTAATGTTACTTAAGCAGTCAGGTTCAGTCACAGAGTATCAAAGGGAATTTAGTCAGTTGGTGTACCGTTTACTATTGTATGAACAGTCAGTTAGCGACACATTCCTGGTCACCCGATTCCTGATGGGACTGAAAGAAGAGATAAGGGGcgcagtggagatacaactaccaAACATAGTTTCGGAGGCTGCTGCTTATGCTGTGATACAAGAGGAGGTGGTTGGTAGGAACAAATATGGGAGACCAAACACTGGCAGAACTATGGTCTCAAAGTATGGTAACAAGATTAACTCTGTTCCATCTGGAGAACTTTGGAAAGCGCGTCAGCTGAAAGAGTTCAGGCGTGTTAATGGTCTGTGTTACAGTTGTGGAGAGAAGTATGTGCCAGGACATATCTGTTCCAAGACCACACCAACCCAGGTGCATGTACTGCAGTCTGAAACTCCTGAAGTTTTAAGTGATGAAGTTCTTGATGTTGTGATTGCCCAGGAAGAAGCATTGGCTGAAATGCAGTTATCTGTGAATGCTGTGTCAGGAGCTGATCACCCAAAAACCATTAGACTCAGAGCTTTAATTGGCAATCAGGTGGTTATTATTTTGTTGGACTCTGGCAGTACCAATAGTTTTATTGACTCTGCCTTATTGCCAAGGATTAAAGTGTCACCTAGACCACTGAACAAGACACTGTCTGTTAGAGTGGCTAATGGAGATATGCTACAATGTTCTGAAGAAGTGATTGATTTACACTGGTGGGTGCAAGGGCACACCTTCAAATACGATTTTAAATCTATTGCTTTGGGTGGGTATGACATGATCCTAGGGATAGATTGGTTGGAGCAGTGGGGTGAAATGGTGTGTCAGTGGAAGGAGAAATGGGTGCAATTTCATCGGGAAGATCAGATCATTAAGTTGCAAGGCATGACAACTAGTGTCCCTACTGAACTGAAAGAGTTATCAGTGGAACAGGCAATTAGATGGCACAATGGCAATGACATTTGGGATACTGTGCTTATTTCCCCTCAGCCAATTAAACAGAGAGAAGAGGTTCTTTCTGAAGTTCAGCCTCTCTTAGCAGAATTTGCTGATGTGTTTCAGGAACCCTGCACTTTACCTCCTAGAAGAGCGCATGATCATGCAATACATCTGTTACCTGGTGCAGTACCTGTGAATGTCAGGCCATATAGATATTCTCCTCTGCAGAAAGATGAGATTGAGAGGCAGGTGGCAGAGATGATTGCAGCAGGCACCATTGTCCCTAGCATCGGCCCTTTTGCTTCTCCAGTGCTTTTAGTTAAAAAGAAAGATGGGACATGGAGATTTTGTGTGGACTATAGGAAGTTAAACTCTATCACTTTGAAGAATCCATTTCCGATGCCCATTGTTGATGAGTTGTTGGATGAGTTGGGAGGCTCTAAATGGTTTTCAAAATTGGATTTGAGGGATGGTTATCATCAGATAAGAATGGTTCCTGAAGATGAACATAAAACTGCCTTCAAAACACATTGTGGGCACTACCAATTTAAAGTGATGCCATTTGGTTTGGCTTGGGCCCCATCCACTTTTCAATGTGTGATGAACTTCACTTTTGCTCCTCAAAACAGGAAGTACGTGATCATGTTCATGGATGCATTTTGGTTTTTAGCAAATCATTGA